The genomic interval CTTAGCTAGTCCAAAATCTGACAGCTGAAAACCAACCGAGACAGCAACAatataaaaaagtttaaaaccaACATATAAACTCCAAACCACCAGTATAGGTCAAGTTCAATTACCTGGGGCTCAAAATCATCAGCCAGTAGTATGTTAGATGATTTCACATCCCTGTGGATCACGTGTTTAGCACTCTCGCTGTGTAGATATTCCAGTGCCTCAGCTACACCAATAGCCACCTTATACCTCTCACCCCAACCAAATACATGAGGATCCTTCTTATTACCTGGTTTGGAAatccaaaaatataagaaaaccaTTAGCTAAGAATACTAAATACTCATTTTCTGTTTCATTTTGAAGTATTAAACATAGAGGTTACGTTGCATACCATGAAGGTTTTCTTCCAGGCTTCCCCTCAATAGGAAATCATAAACCAGGAGAAGATGGCCATCCTCAAAACAGAATCCAAAAAGTGAGATGATGTTCTTGTGATGCAAGGCAGTAAGAATCTCAATTTCCAATGTGAATTCTTTTAATATATCTTCAGACGGCTTCAGGATTTTCACAGCAAGTTCCTTGCCATCAGGAAGGCAACCTCTGTAAACCTGACTGCTACCTCCTTTTCCAACCAAGTTCTCTGGAATTACGCAAAATAATTCACTCAGCTAAATATACAAGATGTAGATTTATAGATGCAagtctaaaaattaaaacaagaaaataaataaacctGGCATAAAATTAGATGTCGCCTGTAGAAGCTCCTGGTATTTGAACAATCTGCAAGTTGCAGAGTACTTCTCATGAAGTCCCTCCAATTCTTCAGGTAGGCCTCTTGAACTGCCGCTTGGATAAGATGAAGCGGACATAGTCTCGGTACCAATAGGAACAATTGCACCACTTTCCCCATCTAGTTCCGAAGTTGGATTTCCCTTTTCATTGCAAGTACTTTGCTTTGAGTCTGCACCAAGCAAGTAGTGTCTTCCGGGCAATTGCATTGCCCATTTAACCACAGAGATCTGCTTTGCTGAATGCTGGTCTGAAGCTTTGTGATCTGATAAAGTGGCTCGACGAAGAAGCGGCCAACCAGGTCTTTGTTCAGGCAATTCTCTTATCAACAACGTAATTGAGCCTGCAGCAGCCTCTGCCTTCTCTACAGGTACTATTGCCCTTGAATTGTCCACATCATCGTCGCCAGTAGACCCCTCGGTTGACGGGATGCAAGATTTTTCCAGAAAAACAGAATCTATGGAACAGTTAGAACACTCGTGTTTCAAGAAACTCTCTGCACAACTAGACCCTGTTTTTATTAAGGCCATTCCCAAATTTTTATTGCCCTGATCACTTCTTTTCTGCTCCAAATTTTCACAAGTTCGATTCTGATTCACGTTGAGGTTGTCCGGTACTTTGGAATTCTTATTTCTAGACCTCTGAATGGCACTAAACAACCGGGGTCGGCCATGATCATCGATTCCTGTCAAAATGGCAACCCAAAAAAAAACCGAAGAATAAGTAAGAACTTTACTAGTATCAAGCACAGCatttctttagaaaaaaattacagaagcACCCTGACCTTTTGCACGATAGCTAGACCTTGAAGGCGCTTCCCTCTCAAACACAACTTTCCCATTATCAACAGCAATTATTGAGCAATCCTTTGGCAGCTTTTTTGCACAGTACTTGGCGACAGAGGCTGATGAACGGATAGTATGATGATTTATAGCAGTTCCTACTATAAAATGAGTAGCAAAATAAGACTTGGCTTCACGAACTAGAATTTTTCGTATGGATGAACCTCTGCAGATCTTAAGCTTGAGATCGACCTGGAAACATCCAGCACGATCAGTCCCTACTAATTAATGATGAGTTTAATGATCAATCTGGTCGAAATAAAAATGCCAAACTGGAAGCAATGCATTGGTTTGGGACCAGAATGTACagctttttttttgtttttccattttctcaGCAACCAAACAGTAATGATTGCGCCAAAGcaaattgagaaaaaagaagaaaaagaagtagtAGTAGTTAAAACTGCGCTGGATCTCTCAACAACTCGTCAGTATTCCGATTGGTAGCCCAGAAAATACCGAAAAGGAAGCGAAATTTGAACTTTGAGCCCTCAGGCTGGGCTCAATGAAACAAAAcaagaattaatttgattcctTCCGTGAAAACGAAATCCAGCGCAAATTACAAAAAACTTCAGCAAAAAAAGATAGAGGAAGCCAAACCTGTTTTAAGTTACAGAAACCATCATAAACGGCGAGAATAGAGTCAAATGCCTTAACCAGCGAGAGAAGAGAAGACTTCCCTTCGTGATCCACGATTTCTACacaatcaatcaaccaaaaaTCCCCAATTAAACATCAACAATTCTCTCATTCTTTCCTTCCACTCTTCTCCGTAAAAATAAAACCATACCGTTGTCGCCGAGAACATGAAGCGCAACGACGCTATCACCGGGCTGCGCGACCTTAACGAGAGCCCAAGTGAGCAACTCTCTGCTCCGGGAGTCCAACTTCACCCCGACCACCACGGTCCGCCCGGCGGGAACTTCAGCCCCGCCACGCTCTGCGGCGAGCAGAGTCTGAGTCATTGATTCAGGCGAGTGGGGCGTTTTCCAGGCGGCAAAGAAAGCTCATGCAGAGGCGGCGGCTGGGAAGCTTTTAAACCGTCGCGCCTGGTTTTATGCTTTGCTTTTGAAGCTTGCTCTCCGTCCGCCACCACCAGACTAGAAAAATAGAGGAGGGGGAGATGGGCGCTAGTTTCGTGTGTTAGCCGCTCTACGCGATTATGATGATCACGCCTGACATGGCCCCACCTCCAAGGGCTGTATGGTCATTTTCCATATTCATTTTGGCAGAGGTGCTAGTGTAATTATGTCAAACGCACGCACATTTTGTGTAATTATGTAAAATGGAAGCATATTTTTGTCAAAGCGGTCATCTTCTTCTTAAGTCAGCAGCATTTTCTAAATCCAACACGCCACTGTCGCCCTTACCGATCGgacatttcttctcttttgtttgGCATACAACTTACAGAAAAGCTAGATAAAATCTGTGGACATGTCAAATCAATATTTACCTTGACTGAGTATTCTGAATATTTATTTAGATGGCATTTGAGATTGTATTATTATAAAGGACATTGGGTTGTATTTTAAGTGGGCATTTACTATTGGCCAGATGTGCTTATCGAGCGTCTTAACAAAAAAGATGGAAAGGTAAAATTATCCtctcaaattttataaatttgtaaaacagTGTCCCTGTCCACTCCTCGCTTTCCTTCTATGGTCGCTCATCCGTTGCTTTCGCCTCTCTACGATGCTCGCTGTCATCGCCTCGCTGCCATTACTGCCTTGCCTTGCCGACCGTCGCTGAAAAATGTAACGACGGTCAGTGAGGTGAAGACAACATGACAGCGAGGTGCGACGACAAGGCGAAAGCAACCGAGGTAAGGCCATGGGAAGGGAGCGAGGAAAGAGCAAGGACAAGGGCAATGctttataaatttgtaaaatttgaggggataattttatctttttacccttttttttaagGCGTTCGGTAAGCCTCTCAAGCTCCCGAGACTTTTCCTTTTTAAGTGTTTGTGTTTGTTAAACACATTGGGGCAAGGGCAGATTTAGGACCGGATTTGGGGATGAGTTAGTCTTAAATTTGTAGGTTATTTTAGTTCTTCTCTCCTTAAATGGATCAAATCTAAAAGACAAATATAAAGAAGGACTAAATCTAGGGGTGGGGCCCTAAATTTGCCCCTGCATTGAGGGCTGCAGTGGGGTGCCAGCCAAACTTGACCTTAATAAACTGTTGAGGTTGACTTACCCATGGAGTTTTtgagttttgtttctttgcttatgTCTCCTCTCTTTATCATTCACACAAAGTTAAAAATCTTCATATGTCGCTATGTAATTATGTCTATTGTAATAATTTAACATTGTAATTGAGTTCAGCTTCATTCCCACTCTTGAATTTataaaacagttttttttttttgtattgacTTTAAGAATCATAATGATTGTTGAAATTCATGTAAAGGCATATTAAACATTTAGTTGCCTTGtactatatatatcaatttgGATTCTCTCATTAATTTGTTCATTGTCACACATTATAACAATGTTTGTTCTCATTGCTGATGATTACTAGTCGATCCATAAAAATAACAAGTAATCATGTTCATGTTTCTCTCTTAGGCAACTTTTAGGTGTAAAATGATTGGGAATGGCTGCTTAAAAGGAGACAGAATCCTATTGGCCTTCTTAGTCTTCAAAATAcattattaagtttttattttacatttttacgTTAGTATTGAGACACGacttctaaattaattttaaatattaaataaaattacatttaattgaGCCGATTATGATATAATTATCGAAATTGAAATGAccagataaaattataaatttacgaaaaaatttaaaacatgttCTATTTACTATTTTCAGAtcgtttttagttttcaatattttaaaatagtaaaaacatgtttatttttatatttttaaaaatatatttttgaaaattaaaaaaaaaactcaaaaaaataaaaaatcgtgTTGGTTGTTTGTATCACAAATactcttaaaattttcaaaacgtgAAAAATACTACAAataaaagaacgcattttcagtcatttcaaaatatatagtcaaaatttaaaattaaaaatgaattcaaaacttaaaattaaaaactaaaatacgaAGAGAACAATTCTTagtatttttgtattattatttgtcCATTTATTTACTAAGATAAcgtttattaatcaagatacggatcaaaaaaaagtaagatataaaaaatatctcaaataaaaatattttttattgtatttgttaaattttttagaaataaatcttatgacttattattttaaatttttaaggtaaatttaacttttttttttaataatatattttaaattttataaataaattattttaatataattttattctatttaaaaaaaaggaatCGAGTGGAGCGGAGGTAACGGCCAAAATGGACGAGAGGCGGGGTTTAATTGGGCGGCGGTGAAGCAACCGACGAAAGCAACGGCGGTGGCGGTTGTCGTTTGATATCAATCAATGACACGTAAGGTTGGTACATGAAACGCCACACATCACGTGATCCCTACCACACCCAagataaatctctcaaaataTCGTATGGACACGTGTCCCATTTAATTTCTTGGCTCTTGCACGCGCTCGCTCCCTCCCTCCGTCTCCTCCCTTTCACTTTTATAAATAGAAtataaaagattaattaattattataactCTTATGGTAAGAATTATGGTTACATTTGGAATTTTAAGCTcaacttttatattatttagaacTTCAAGAGTCTAAATCATATCTTATTCAATGTAAATTAAGTTTACGAATAAAACTAACTTAATCTCATTAACTCACATTAATTACCAAATGGATCAAAGCCCACCAATCAAAATATTAgacattaatttcaaataaagatataataCATGTAAGACTGGCAATTTTCGACACAACCCAATTACATGATACGGTTGGACATGAAGTTAGGCGGGTTTAGGTTGAGCCTAAATGGGTTTGCATCATAAACAGGTCAACCCGTTtataacatgaaaaaaatatatcttaaatgAGCCAACTTGCCTAACCCATTTAAACATGAAATAAActcatttaatatattatattatatatataatattaatgttatattatatatattaactaagcTTCACAATGTTCGTCGCCTAGGGTTTTTATGCACGCCTGATGCCCCTTTCAATTTCTCTTTGTCTCTCcactctccctctttcttcgATCGCCGTTCTCCTTTTCTCTCGTCTCGCGGCTCTCGTTGTTGCTCGGTGGTCAATCTTTCAGTGCTTCTACCACCGTTCTCCTTTTCTCTCGTCTCACGGCTCTCGTTGTTGCTCGGTGGTCAATCTTTCAGTGTTTCTACCACCGttctccttctctctcatcTCGCGGCTCTCGTTGTTGCTTGATGGTTAGTCTTTCAATGTCGGTGGTGCTCGATCGTTGATTGGTTACTCTTCCTCCATCATTGATCGGTGCTCAATGCTCACTCTTTCTATGCCGTTCTCATTTTCCCTCGTTGATCGGTGTCAATAGAGCTCGCTGTTGCTCGGTGCTGTTGCTCGGCTCAGTGCTCGTTGTTGCTGGTGCTCACGGCTCAGTTTCGATGGTGCTCGATCAAGGCAATTGCCAGTTGTATGTGTATGAATAAGATTTTGTATGTGTATTGAATAGGCTTTTTTATACATTCAATAAGTTGTTACATGTTATAGGTAAACGGGTTAAGCGAGTTAAtaggttaacaggtgacacaaGGTTAAATAGATTAACAtgtgacacgacacgacacgtttagttaaacgggtcgtgtcgtgttacacgtttaataaataTGTCGTGTTCGTAGGGGCAGATCCATGCATGAATTTTCCTATAgcttacaattaaaaatatttttttaatattaaaaaattatttttaatataaaaaattataaattttactaataattcaatcaaaaaaaaattaacccatccaaaatttgtgatgtgtaattttatattttaaaaaaaaattagtcttCCCTACATAAATTTCTGGATCCGTCCCTACGTATCgagtttaaaaaatttgacacaATTATTAAACAAATCGTATTTGAATTAGTctaatatgtattatatatgtgcTTAACACAATATAATTATGATCCGCCAACCCTATTGCCAACCCCCCTAAGTATATGGTTGTGGTGCTATATGGTTGTGGGGCTGAATCAAAGGCTACAAGTGCATGTGCACTGAAAGATGGACAGACATGTCCCTCTCGTCCGTCAATCAAATAGTACAATATTATATTCAAAGTGGACAAATCCGACCTTAAATTTAGTCCTCCCAAAGGGGTTGCCATTATATCTTCCCACGCCCATGTTGGTAATTACGTAAACAAAGACCCTCCATTCCACGTTCGGCTGCAAACAAATGCTATATTTTagacttttgtttttttaaagaGTAAATGTACTTCTCTATGGTCGGGTCATATTTGGTGGGAGGGTTTGGGTTTGAGGAAATATAGTGAACTTTGGGTGCCTAAATTGACCCATTAACCAAAGATATAAACATCTTACCAGCAATGCTAAAATTGCATTAATCTAACcggaccccccccccccccccccccaaagcaGTTTTAACAGATTGATAAGGAAATGTAAACAAGCAGTTGGCTGGCTAACCCTAACTCCAGTTGGTGCAATTGCCCAACAAAATTTGCATCAAAATGATATAGAAAAATCTTTTTACTTACAAATAACAGTTTACTTTGACAATCTTTTTACTTACAAATAACAGTTTACTTTGACTTGGACTGGCGTGGAATTAATTATCCTTGTAACAACAATGTGTAACGTAAATTTGCCTTTTATGTACTATAGTTATCAGTTGAGGTACAGAGAATTTGATTAAATGCAATGTAATGTTCCTGAAAATACAAGAGATCAGGTGTTTGGGGACAAGTCCAAATCCTAGGGATCGGCGCAAAAACGAGACGTGCGGGATGGGGTTCAAGGCGTATTTAATTGGGGTCCACCAAACATCCCCTTATTGTCTCTGCTTCGTCGTGTTCTTGCATGTTACCTTTCCATATCGGCCCTTCTTTTTCCTATAATTTACTAATTCAGCCCCTCTTGGATTGTTGGTCGGTTCAATTGCGCGTCTTTCACGTGCCATGCCTggtttttttttggttgttgtCGCACAAACACTCTTATTATtcgattttacaattttaataaaagaggtaaattaaaaaatttaataagtaaattttaagCCCCGACAAAATCGTAAATATGAAGACGacaagtatttttctttttaagatcaTTCTTTATCTGCTGAACTATTTCCTAATCAAGGCTCAAACACAAAACTTGGGATCCAAAGAGTAACACCCAACAATTCTTTCTTTGTCAGTTGATCTCCACCTTGGGTTGCTAACTTTCTTACTTATACTAATGTGTCGTCgtttattttctcaaaacaaaaatgcaaaaatttaccccaatattaataaaatttgaaaagtgTTGCATTTGACTGATCAACGTAAAAATTGGTCATGTTAACGCATGGTCAAATTATTTAAACCATCACAAAATTGGTCACGTTAACGCATGGTCAAATTATTTAAACCATCACAAAAGTCACATGGGTATACTTACAAGAAAAATTCTAATACTTAAATTGTGATAAAAGGtatagaaaatttaagaaaaatgccTATAATATTCAAAGagtcaataaaaataaaacttgaaaagTGTTAGATTAGACATTGGTGATGTTGATAAATGGTCAAactatttaaattatcataaaagTCATATAGATTATACttacaagaaaaattttaacatttaaatagtaattcttaatcaaaatataaactaGAAAAGACAAGATATAAAAAGCATTCCAAACTTTTATcatttctaatatatttgttaaatttatctgtcgacctttgaaaaagaagtcacacAACttcttatatgatatttttcaaatatgatTATCTCTCCCTCACCCTCAAGATAAAGATATTTTGaactttacagataaaaaaaatgactcatatatcttttaatatatttaaaaaaatttaacaagcagtttcataaaaatattagaatgcttcccaatcttattttgatcattctatattttgattagaaaaatattctaactttatattaatacaattttatattattcattttaacaaacgctattaatgataataaaacgtatagaaaactcaaaataaatgcttagaatattcaaaaaatcaataaaaatgataattattatgtCTAATCAAGTAACCCCTTTATTTTTGCTTACCCATTTTCTATAAATACATTAGCTATAATAATCATGGTTAAAATATGATGGAGGGTCACATCAACCTTTGAATACGGAAACACAACTCacctaatataatttttatatataaataaaaactcactattaattgatatagtatatacatatgtatataattgTACGGAAAAGTCCTATATTAGGAACCCTCCTCTCATATGGCAAACATGACAATCTATAAGCGTGGGATTTTTGTGGGCCTTTAGATTACAACTACCACATTGGCAAAGTAATGAATGTAGTGCgagggaatatatatatatataatatatgctattcctttttgaaatatttaaagatattgatGGCATATGGCAATGAATTAAAGCAGTGGCCAGCattattatacatataagaATAATGATATGTAATGTAGAATTAATTGATTGATGCTTTGTGGGGGCTTTTGTCTAATCAATTTGCAGTGGACCAGAGGCACTGCATGTGCACTGAAACATGCACAAAACAAAAGAGCTCAGTCAAATTAGTCTGCATGTGACATGGCCATGTTACCATTGTTAAATCTTGGACATGTTAAAGGGtgcaaattaatttgtttcttcaaTTCATATAATACATTTTTGTACACGTGAATGGCTCTTTTGAGTTTATATATAGTGTAATTGGGGTAGTAAAATTAAGAGAATGTGgcatcattttttaaatattttaagtattcaTATccttttatcaaattttaaaaatattatgtataatttaagcttaaaaaagtaaaaagtatattttgactGGCATTATCCTTAAAACATGGTGGCTTGGAGCAAGGCTTAAAAGATATTGGGAAGCACAAAGACTTTGAGTTCGTTCTACAACCATTTCCCCAAAAAGATGTTGGACTGTACATGATGTGTATATGatcacattaattaattaattaataaccaGTGGTTAGGTCATATTTGGTGCTGAAAAGGAGGAAAAGTGTTCGAACAAACTGCAGTTGTTCTGGAAGTTGCCCTGTTATGATGCTTGCTTGGAGCTCTAAAATCCCAAACAATGGCAACTCAAATTAGGGTTTTCGGCTGGGTGGGGGGAAGTGACAGATTAACAAGAAATAACTGCTTGAAGTTAACAGACAAATGGGCATTTGGGAGAGGGAGGGGGGTACCCATTAGCTAGCACTTGGAAAGAGAAGTTGCACCAAAATCATAAGATGGTTAGTTGGGTTGGATTGGCAGATGGGagtttacacatttttttaacAAGCCATGAAAAAGGCTATGGTACGAAGGTGACACATTGCTTTTAGATTAGTAATTGAAGGCCACATATATTTGTAGCATAAAGTACTTGAAAATTATAAGCTCTTGTATGCATGTGTCTCCATCATCATGCATGTGAAGTATAGATATTTAATCTTCAATTAGGTCCATCACATTGAAAGCAGTTTGGTGGAGTGAACAATGGTAGCTACATTATGTTCTACAGTACCATTTTGATGgattatatttcaatttttttttaccacctttttgtaattatatataatttgctATGATGcctttttttatgatttaatgaGGCAACACTCTCTCAAATTGTATTGAATGTGATAGTTTAATGGTTTGTAAAATATCGTTATTAAAACAAGATTAATTGAATTGCAAACAAGATGTTATATAGATTTGATTCAAGAAGAAAGTTAGTCGTGtcaataaaatgatcaaaatgggACAATTCTTTATGAACATAATAAAACTagataaaatgatcaaaataagtgTGTATTGGATATCGTCTTGGCCCATCTATAAATTGTGGATTAGCAATAGAGCTCCCATTTCTGGTCATCTTAtctcataaaaaaattgattagcAAAAATTAATTGCTTTTAGTAGGGTTATTTGACCGTATTATTCGAAATTTGAAATTCTAAATTCATTAAGAAGCATTTGCATTTAAAGCATTTAAAAAATGGTCAAAATTCACCCTAAAtttaaactcaataaataaatgaaatggtGTTACTGTCATTcaaatgatagaatttttaaaataaacatttcaaattacaactacaaattttaaatgacgtgatatgaaatatttttatatatccaaacacaagtttaaaaaaaaagcaGGCTTGGGCCCAAAATGTCTAAGCCCATTTGATTTTCaagtgggcttgggcccaaaATAGTGTCCGGTTCGTTCGGTGAGAATGAGATCTATTGGACCTCATCGTGGCCCATTGTGTAAGCTACAGCTTGGCCATAATCATAATGCTCCATTTCTCCCCCATCTCTTTCTCACCAAAAAAagttgatttaaaatattattaaaaaaatgcctttgaatggatctttatctctttcaatgtttgagacaaaaaaaaataatttttatttgcaaTAAAAGGTAACGTACAAAACAGTTAAGTTACTTTTTTAACTCTCctagaataaaacaaatatcttttatcttttatatattaaaatgatattttgaggGACCACTCTCAGAATCGCAAAGTGGGTCATGACTAATCCATCAACGGAATATTTGGattgaaattgatatttttttttgtaaattcttctcctccttttctttcaaagaagagaaagaaaacagtTGAGGTAGAGAAGAAAAACTCAAGTTcaaattgattgattgattgccttGTTAAGAGCTGGCCCCTCTAAATCATTATTCTTTTGCCATCCCAACTGTAAATTTAGATTTTGCCTTCCTCCACCCacatctctatctctatctctatctctaatTGTatctttaataatttatataaaaaaattattttttatattatccgTTAATATAACCTTTTTGGAATCAAACATGTCAGCCGACTTTCTATCTTAAAAGACAAAGATTTCATACTTCATTTTGCGTTCTTATCTTACTTGACATCACACTaatcaataagaaaatattatgtatttttattaaatttttaataattaataaaaaatatttaacaagaAGAGTCGATCCTAATACGACATTATTGTATTGTCACTAGATGTTCCTTCATACTctaatgatatattattttatatgtaataaaataatacaattaattaatgtattaatataatattatataaaattaatctgTTGTTCGTATCaaataataattctattattaGATACTAAtgtgataataaattattttttaattatttttttattaatattgaatAACATAATTATTACGTGAGGTGAACAATAAATTAGAGctctaatattataatataacatatacaTGATAATGGGGATgataaattgtgttttaaattttaaatcatcaattatatatatatatattttttggttaaCACACCATTGCAAGCGCCCCTATTGGTCGATCCCATAATTtcaacagaaaatataaatcaaaaatcccaataaccaattttta from Diospyros lotus cultivar Yz01 chromosome 8, ASM1463336v1, whole genome shotgun sequence carries:
- the LOC127808737 gene encoding protein kinase STUNTED produces the protein MTQTLLAAERGGAEVPAGRTVVVGVKLDSRSRELLTWALVKVAQPGDSVVALHVLGDNEIVDHEGKSSLLSLVKAFDSILAVYDGFCNLKQVDLKLKICRGSSIRKILVREAKSYFATHFIVGTAINHHTIRSSASVAKYCAKKLPKDCSIIAVDNGKVVFEREAPSRSSYRAKGIDDHGRPRLFSAIQRSRNKNSKVPDNLNVNQNRTCENLEQKRSDQGNKNLGMALIKTGSSCAESFLKHECSNCSIDSVFLEKSCIPSTEGSTGDDDVDNSRAIVPVEKAEAAAGSITLLIRELPEQRPGWPLLRRATLSDHKASDQHSAKQISVVKWAMQLPGRHYLLGADSKQSTCNEKGNPTSELDGESGAIVPIGTETMSASSYPSGSSRGLPEELEGLHEKYSATCRLFKYQELLQATSNFMPENLVGKGGSSQVYRGCLPDGKELAVKILKPSEDILKEFTLEIEILTALHHKNIISLFGFCFEDGHLLLVYDFLLRGSLEENLHGNKKDPHVFGWGERYKVAIGVAEALEYLHSESAKHVIHRDVKSSNILLADDFEPQLSDFGLAKWASTVSSHITCTDVAGTFGYLAPEYFMYGKVNEKIDVYAFGVVLLELLSGRKPISNDHPKGQESLVMWAKPILNGRKVAQLLDPSLGSNYDEDQMEVMVLAATLCIKHAPRARPQMCIVSKLLKGDPEVTKWARLQVNSCDMLDDEAFPCPNIQSHLYLALLDVDEDSLSTSSIDQSVSLEDYLQGRWSRSSSFD